A stretch of DNA from Phocoena sinus isolate mPhoSin1 chromosome 5, mPhoSin1.pri, whole genome shotgun sequence:
ATCCCTACCTATGTGGTCTAAATGCTTCAGTACTTGTAGAGCACAGCTGTTCTCCTTCGGTTCCACAGATACGCACTTACCCTCAACTTCGCCCAAGCACTAGCAGAGCTCCATCGAGCAAGTTTGGTGTCACCCTGATGGCAAAGCATTCCCCTCATTGTATGTCTTATACCTCAATATCTAGTGCTTTAATGGCTACTTTGGTTTGTGTCTGTTAGCTAAGGCCTTGGATGTGGTTTGTccttaaaaggaataaaatttttctGCTGATAAGAGATGAGCCTAAACTGGTTTTCATTTTTCCGTCCCAATATATCCCAAATTATAGTAATTACATATATATCTTCCATATAAGAACTTAAGAAGTACAGGTAAGAAAATTACCATAAAAATATTATCGGTTTAGTGAGTTTCTACActtttttctatacatttatgTTACTGTGTGTACctgtagacttaaaaaaaattaaatatattttggaataattatttttattgaaatgtagttgataatattaatttcagatgtacaacatagtgattcgacaTTTaagtacatcatgaaatgatcaccacgataaggctagtaaccatctgtccccttACAAAGTTATCGCAGTATTagtgaccatattccttatgctataagaatgattttagatttacagaaaaattgagaagatacTAGAGTTCCCATGTACCTTTCATTCGTTTCCCCCATTACATCTTATATTAGTATGATACATTTGTaacaattgatgaaccattatTGACAGTTCTTTTGACTAAAGTCCATACCTTATTCACATTACCTTGGTTATtacctaatgtcttttttcttttgcagaatcCCATCCAGAATACACTTTAGgctcttcttggctgtgacagtttctcaggcttTTCTTTAGATGATTTTGACAGTTTCAAGGAGTACTGATCAAGTGTTTTGTAGGATGCCCCTCTTGGAATTTGCCTAATGTTTTCTCATTAGACAAGTGTTATGAGTTTTGGGGGAGGAGAACCACAGGTAAAGTGCTGGTCTCATCACGTCATATCAGGGTACATAGCGTCAACATTCCTTACGGTtaatgttaaccttgatcacctggctggatggcgtttgtcaggtttctctgaGTAAAGCTACTTTCCCCACCCTACAGCCCTCTTGTATACTGGAAAGAAGTCTATGCACAGCTGACCCTATAGGAGTAGGTTGAATTAAGCTCTACCTTCTTGAAGGTAgagtatataaattatttggaaatcttTTGCAAGGGATATATGTCTCTTATCCCCtattcatttatatcagtatgaactcgTGGCTATTTTATACTCTGGGTTATAATCTAGTACTACATTTTGTTCAGATTGTTCTAGCTTTGGCCATTGAGAGCTATTTCAGTTGTCTCTTGTGTCCCTATGACATACTCCAATCAAtgtgggttttgcttttttttttttttaagcgatAGTTTACTTTCcagaaattagttttttaaaaatcagtgtcaGTGGGGCCTGGATAGTGGCTGGAAATGGGGCTTtcctgggaggaggagggcaaCGGTGGGGATGCAGCAGCTCCACAGCCCCAATCCCTGACGAGTGCGCCTGGGGCTCATCTCTTAAGGCTGCCTCTGGTGCAAGTGAAGGCCTTGGTGAAGGCGGACCCCAACGTGATGCTCGCGGGACAGGAAGCCAGCTTCATTTTGGCACGAACCGTGGAACTGTTTGTGGAAACCATAGCAAAAGATGCCTACTGTTGTGCTCAACAAGGGAAGAGGAAAACCCTTCAGAGGAGAGATGTGGGTAATGCAATAGAAGCTGTGGATGAATTTGCTTTTCTGGAAGGTACTTTGGATTGATTGCTGAGCTGGGCAGTTTTGTGAGCCTGTACCTGCATCCTTCAGCTAAGACCTCTGCAGGCCTCAGCTTTGAAGAAGAGTCTTTGGAATACTGAACTTACACTTTTCCTGTTCTGCCTTCGCCTAAGCCTGGATAGGCAGAGATCTCACCTGTTAGCTTTTCTCTGTAAGGTCTTCCACTACTTGTGTCTTCCATTTCTGGCCTGGATGCAGCTGCTGCTGCTTGcggtagagagagagaaaatgattttgtAGGTTGCTTAATAAATGATAAGGACCAAATAAAAGTTTCTGATCAACctcaaaaaaaaatgtctttgccATTTGTTAAACCTTAactattttatagattaggaTACACTAATATGTAACTTACAGGCTTGCATTAAATGTTAAATGACATTTGTTCTCAACAATTGATACTTGAATATAACAGTTACTCTCTAGTTATAGGCATTAAGCCCTGTGGGGAAGAAATCCCCAGACCTCCTGCCCTTAGTGTGATCCTCACAGAAGAGCTTTATCCTGTCTGTTGCCAGGAGCCCAGGTAGCTTGGGTTTCAGCTGCCTTAAAGTTTTCAACTCTTGATTATTCTATGGTGATAATACTTCTGATTCCAACTTTGAAGTGAAGGATATTTTGGTTCCTAGGGGGAAAGTGATCACTACTATTCCTTCTAATGTAGAAAATTAAATACATGGTGactcaggtgattctaattgcTTGGAGTTGAAGCCAGAGGGATGCATTTTCAGTTCTAATTTGGTGTGTGACTTTCATGCAGTCACCTTGGAGATTGActtaggggaaaaacaaaaaagcctccTTCCTGCTAATAAGAGCTGGTGGAAATACTGCTTTTGGTCTCAGGAGTACAATTACACCACTAAATGTAGCTGTAAGACTTTATGCATGAGAAGCATTATTAAAATGCTCACAATCTAACACACCTTAGCATGTCACACCATGGAGGGTCATGTAATGGCTGTTGTATGTGGGAGATTGCAACCCTGGAGGTGCAGAGAAATTTGTTTTACTGAGGAAACACAAGTTAGTTTACATGCCCAAATTCTCACTGCTAATTACTAGGGAAATAGAGGTAGCTGTCCTCGGTTGGGAGTCAATATTATAGACTTCAGGGCTTATCAAATGTCTTTGACCTGCACTCTGCCTCTCAGTAACTTCGGGCAAAGAAATTACCCTCTCCCACGTCTTCATTGTTTCACGTTAAAATGgacaacacagggcttccctggtggcgcagtggttgagagtccgccttccgatgcaggggatgcgggttcgtgccccagtccgggaagatcttgcacgccgcggagcgggtgggcccgtgagccatggccgctgagcctgtgcgtcaggaggcaatgggagaggccacaacagtgagaggcccgagtaccgccaaaaaaaaaaaaaaaaaagtgaagatgtCTGGGAAGGGCCTGGCTTCTAGAAGTTTCCCTGTAGTATCAGCATCTTCCCTACTGCTCTCCCTGAGACCTCAGCCATGTGTAACCCCATGGGGTAACGTCAACTTTGTATTCTATGTGAGGGCAGCacccccctggagttgtgcaacTCAAGAGGTTCTTGTTTCTCCAATAAACCCTATTAACTGACATCTTGGATTTATCAAAGATCATGTCCAGTTGGCTTATTCTTTAGAATGTTACTAATCTTTGGCAATGAAggtaattttggtttttttaattgaagtatagtttgctgtacaatattatgtaagtacaggtgtacaatatagcgattcataatttttaaaggttatattccatttatagttataaaatattgcctaCATTCCCCTTGTTGTACAACacatcctttatttatttatttttggctgtgttgggtcttcattgctgtgtgtgggctttctctagctgtggcgagcaggggctactctttgttgcagtgcgtgggcttctcactgcagtggcttctcgttgcagagcattggctctaggtgcatgggcttcagtagttgtggcacgtgggctcagtagttgtggttcacaggctttagagcacaggctcagtagttgtggcgcatgggcttagttgctccacggcatgtgggatcttcccggaccagggctggaacccatgtcccctgcgttggcaggctgattcttaaccactgtgccaccagggaagttcctacaACATAGCcttttagcttattttatacctaatagtttgtaccacTTAAGCCCCTACCCCATGTTGtcccccgcttccctctccccagtggtaaccactagtttgtttatatctgtgagtctgctgcttttttgttacagtcactagtttgttgtacttttttagattccgcatataagtgatatcatacggtatttgtctttctctgtctgacttatttcacttagcataatacactctaggttcatccatgttgttgcagatggcagaatttcattttttaatggctgagtaatattccattgtataaatatatatatgtaccacatcttctttatccattcatctgctggacacctaggttgcttccatacttaggcaattgtaaataatgctgctatgaacattggggtgca
This window harbors:
- the LOC116753950 gene encoding DNA polymerase epsilon subunit 4-like, translated to MGLSWEEEGNGGDAAAPQPQSLTSAPGAHLLRLPLVQVKALVKADPNVMLAGQEASFILARTVELFVETIAKDAYCCAQQGKRKTLQRRDVGNAIEAVDEFAFLEGTLD